The following nucleotide sequence is from Sphingomonas swuensis.
TCGTCGCCCTGCCCGACCGGCTTGTAATGGTCGCGGATCGCGTCGGCGACGGCCTTGGGTTCGCCCTGGGCTTCGGCGAGGTAGCCGCCGATCAGGCCCTGCAGTTCGGGGAATTCGCCGACCATGCCGGTGACGAGGTCGGCCTTGCAGAGCTCCGCCGCGCGGCGGGCGTGATCGGGATCGCAGTTCGGGACGACGGCCTCGATCGCCAGCCACTCGGCGAGGTCGGCGATGCGGGTCACGCGTTCGGCGACGGTGCCGAGCTTCTCGTGGAAGACGATGCCCGAGAGCTTCTGCGCCTGTTCGTCGAGCGGAATCTTGAGGTCCTGCTCCCAGAAGAAGCGGGCGTCGGAGAGGCGCGCGGCAAGCACGCGCTGGTTGCCGGCGACGATCGCCGCGCCGCCGTCGCTGGCCTCGATGTTGGCGGTGCAGATGAAGGCCGGAGCGAGCGCGCCGCTGTCGTCCTTGAGCACGAAATACTTCTGATTGGTCCGCGCGGTGAGCTGGATGACCTCGGGCGGGACATCTAGATAATCGGGATCGAAGCGGCCGAGCAGCGGCACCGGCCATTCGGTCAGGCCGGCATTCTCGGCGACCAGCCCCTCGTCCTCGACCAGCGTCAGCCCGGCTTCGGCGGCGAGCGCCTGCGCGCGGTCGCGGATGATCGCTGCGCGCTCGTCGGGATCGACGATGACATGGCAGGCACGCAGCTTCTCGGCATAGTCGGACGCGCCGCCGAGGGTGATCGGACCGGGATGATGGAAGCGGTGGCCGAGCGTGGTCGCACCCGCCGCGACGCCGTCGATCTCGACAGGAACGATCGCGTCGCCGAGCAAGGCGACGATGCCCTGCAGCGGTCGTACCCAGCGCAGCGAGGCGGTGCTCGCCGAAGCCGAGCCCCAGCGCATCGACTTGGGCCATGGGAAGGTGCGAACAATCCGCTCGACGATCGGGCCGAGCACCTCAGCGGTGGCCTGTCCCGGCTTGTCGATCACCGCGAAGAAGACGCCGTCGCGCTCGACGAGTTGCTCCCTGGCAAGGCCGGTCTTGCGGAGGAAGCCCTCGAGCGCTTGCGGCGGCGCGGACGAGCGCGGGCCCTTCAACTCTTCGGACACGGCGGCAGTAGCGAGCGGAAGGCCGCGCGCGATCAGGCCGAGGCGGCGCGGGGTCGCGAACGTCTCAATCGCGTCGGCCTCGAGGCCGGTCTTGGCAAGCTCCTCGGCGAACAATCGGGCGAGGTCGTTGCGAGCCTTGGCCTGCATCCGCGCCGGGATCTCCTCGGAGCGAAGTTCAAGGAGGAAGTCGGCGGCGGTGCGCTCGGTGGGCACGGCATCGAGCGGCGCATGCTCGCGGGTCGAGGGAGTGCTCACGAAGCCTTCTCCTGGCGGTTCTCGAGCCAGGTCGCGCAGGACGCCTTGGCGAGGTCGCGGACCCGGCCGATGTAGGCCTGGCGCTCGGCGACCGAGATCACCCCGCGCGCCTGCAACGTGTTGAAGATGTGGCTGGCCTTGATCGCCTGCTCGTAGGCGGGAATGGCGAGCTTGGCGTCGAGGCTGTTCTGGCACTCCTCGGCGGCCTTGCGGAAGGCATCGAACAGCCGCTCGGTCCCGGCAACCTCGAAGTTCCACTCGCTCATCTGGCGTTCGTTCGAGAGGAAGACGTCGCCGTAGGTCACGCCTTCCTTATTGAACTTGAGGTCGAAGACGTTGTCGACACCCTGGATATACATGGCGAGCCGCTCGAGCCCGTAGGTGAGCTCGCCCGCGACCGGGGTGCAGTCGAAGCCGCCGACCTGCTGGAAATAGGTGAACTGGGTCACCTCCATCCCGTCGCACCAGACTTCCCAGCCGAGGCCCCAGGCGCCGAGCGTCGGGCTTTCCCAATCGTCCTCGACGAAGCGGATATCGTGCGCGCTCGTGTCGATCCCGATCGCGACCAGGCTGTCGAGATAGAGCTGCTGGAGGTCGGGCGGGCTCGGCTTGAGCATGACCTGATACTGGTAATAAGCGCCGAGCCGGTTGGGGTTCTCGCCATAGCGGCCGTCGGTCGGGCGGCGGCAGGGCTGCACATAGGCGCACTTCCACGGATCGGGCCCGAGCGCGCGAAGCACCGTCGCCGGATGGAAGGTCCCCGCTCCCATCTCCATGTCATAGGGCTGGAGGATCAGGCAGCCGCGCTCCGACCAGTAATGGTGAAGGGTCAGGATCAGGTCCTGAAAGGCAAGCGGCGCGGCGCCGGCAGGAGGGGGGAAGCTCATGCGCGCGGCTTTAAGCGCCGGGGTGGCAGGGGAGCAAGCCGCACCCTACATGCAGGAGAGCTGTGGACGAGTGGAGAATGTGAATGGCGGTGGGCTGGTGGAAGAAGGGGCTTGCCGCGCTTGGCCTGCTCGGGTTTGGCGGAACCGCGGTCGAGGCCCGTGCACCGGCCAATCCCAAACCGGCGCTGTGGAAGGTCGCCGACAAGGACACGACCATCTATCTGTTCGGGACGATCCACCTCCTGCCGAAGGACTATGCCTGGCGCAGCCCCGCGTTCGACGCGGCGACCCAGCGCAGTCAGAGCCTGGTCGTCGAGACCCGGATCGACGAGGCCAATCCGGGCGCGCTCGCCGGCACGATGATGCGGCTCGCGCTCAGCCCCAACCTGCCCCCAGTCGAGCAGCGGGTCGCTCCGGCAAAACGCGCGGCGCTTGCCACGGCGATCGCCAAGAGCGGCGTTCCGGCGGTTGCGCTCAATCGCATGGAGACTTGGGCAGCTGCCTTCACCCTGCTCGGAACCCAGTTCCGCGGCATGTCGCTGAGCCAGGAGGACGGGGTCGAGACGGTGCTCAAGAAGAGCTTCACGGCGGCGGGAAAGCCGATCGGCGAGCTTGAGACCAATGCCGAGCAGCTCGGCTTCTTCGACGTCCTGCCCGAGGCGGCGCAGCGCAGCCTTCTGGAAGGCGCGATCGAGCGGCCCGAGGCGGTCAAGGTCCAGTTCGACGCGATGCTCGCGGCCTGGGCACGCGGCGACGTCGATGCGATCGCGCGTACCTTCAACGCCGACATGGGGGCCGATCCGGCGCTTCGCGAGGTGCTCCTGAAGCGCCGCAACGCCAATTGGGCACGCTGGATCGAGCAGCGCATGAGCCAGCCGGGCGAAGTGATGGTGGCCGTCGGTGCCGGGCACCTGGCGGGCTCGGATTCGCTCCAGACCATGCTCATGAAGCGTGGCCTCAAGGTCACTCGCGTCCAGTAAGAGCTTTCCGCATTCCAGCTCGTTGACAGTGTCTTGCGGCTGACTCACACTCCCTTCCGACAAAGGGCGGCTGGGGGGTCGCGAGATGGTGAAGGGCCTGGCGGCGCGGTGCGTCCGCGGACTATCGGGCGCATGCGCGGCGCTGGCCTTGTGGCACGCGCCGCCGGCGAGCGCCGCCGCTTCGGACATGCCGGTGCATGACGAAGCCCATTGTGCCCGGCCGGCGCTGTGGGTGGTCGGAGACGCCGACACGACCATCTTCCTGTTCGGGACGATCCACACCCACGATGGGCGCGCCCACTGGTTCGACCACGCCGTGAGGCTGGCTTTCGAGCGCTCCGACGAGCTGGTACTCGAGACGATCGTCCCGACCGAGCTGCCGAGGGTGGCGGTGGCGCCGGGCAGCGGCCTTGCGGTCGCGCACAGGACGATCGACACGGCCCGGGCGGCGGGCCTCAGCGTTCAGCTCGGTGCCGACCTTGTGCTGGCGAGGGCCGCCGACGCTGCGGCGAAGCCGGTGATCGGCCTCGAGAGCTTCGACGAGCAGCTACGCATGTACCAGGCGCTTCCCGGACCAACTCGCCCCGCGATCCCGGCCGCGGCCGTGTCCAGCCCGCCGGCGAAGGACGCGCTTGCGCCATTCCTCCGGCACATGGTCGAGAGCTGGAACCGGGGCGACGCCGGCCCGGTCGAAACGGTGGTGGACACCGTCAAGATCCAGTCGCCCGAAGCCTATCGCCGCCTGTTCAGCGAGCGCAACGCGGCGTGGGCGCGCTGGATCGGGCGGAGGCTCGACCGGCCGGGCGTGGTCTTCGTCGCAGTGGGAACGGGACATCTGGTCGGCCCGGACAGCGTCCAGGCGCGGCTTTCGCAAGCCGGGATCCACAGCGCGCGGATCAACTGACCGCTCACCTGCTGACCTTGCCGCTCGTCGCTGCTAGGCGACGCGCATGAGGATCATCGCCGGCCAATGGCGGGGCCGCAGGCTGGAGGCGCCGCCGGGGCTCGGCACCCGCCCCACCGCCGACCGCACCCGTGAAACCCTGTTCTCGATGCTGGTGAGCCGGCTCGGAAGCTTCGAGGGCATGGAGGTCGCCGACCTCTTCGCCGGGAGCGGCGCGCTCGCGCTCGAGGCGATGTCGCGTGGCGCCGTCCAGGCGACGCTGGTCGAGACCGACCCCCAGGCGCGCAAGGTCATCGAGCGCAACGCCGCGCTGCTCGGCGCTGAGATCAGGCTCGCGGCGCATTCGGCCCTGCGCCTGCCCGTGCCCTCCCGCCCGTTCGACCTGGTCCTTGCCGATCCACCCTACGAAAGCGGGTCGGGGACGAAGGTCCGGGAAGCTGTCGAAATGGCCGGTTGGCTGGCACCCGGCGGCTGGCTGGCGATCGAGACCGAGCGTGGCGATGCAGTCGCGCCGGGCGGGTTCGAGCTCGATGCCGAGCGCGATGTCGGCCGGGCGCGGATCACGTTGCTCCGCGCGCCGGCCTGACCTCTACTTCTTCTCGACGACGGCCTTCGTGGTCGACTTTGCCGAGCTGAATTCCTTCAGCACTCGTGCCCCGATCGCGGCGGCGGCGGCCTTGCCGGCCTTCTTCACCGCCTCGGCCGACTTGACGGCGGTAGGGTCCCGGGTGCCCGCCTCGGCGACCGCGGCGACTGCGGCGAGCGCTCCGACAGCGAGCAGTTCGGAGACCAGGGGGTGATCGGCAAGCTTGCCCAGCGCCTCGAGCGGATGTGCGCGCAGCTCGGAAGCCTTCTCGGCCTTGGCCTTCTTCGCCTTCTTGGGCTTGTCCGGATGCGGCTGATCGCCCTTGCGAGGCTTCTTTTCCTTCTTGTCCTTGGCCATCGCTTATTCCCCTGTTCCTCTAAGGCAGACGTCGCATATCGGCATCGGCGTAGGGCACTGCAAGTTCGCAAGCCGTGGCCGCCTCCGAGTCGAGCCAGCGCGGCACGTCGGTGGGGCGGAGCATGACCGGCATGGCCTTCGGATGGACCGCGCCGACCACGGAGTTGGGCTCGCAGGTGAGGAAGGCCATGTAGCCCACCCCCGCCTCGCCCGGACGCCAGAGGCCCGCGAATCCGAACAAAGGCTCCTGATGGTCGTGAAGGCCGAACCAGACCTTGCGCTTGGCGCCCTTCTCCCCCTCCCACTCGCAGAAGCGGGTGACCGGGACGACGCAGCGGCGGTCAGGCCGGTTGAGCGCGCTCCTCCAGAACGGGCTGGCGAGGTTGCGGATGTTGGTCACCGGCCGGCCCTTGGCGGCAACCGGCCCCGGAAAGCCCCATTCCATGACGTCCATGCGCAAGCCGCCGCCTTCGTCGCGGCGGAGAATGGGCGCGGGCTTTCCCGGGTAGATCTCCTCAAAGGGAGGTAAATTGGCGGTATCACCGGCAAACGATCCGAATACCCGCCGGATTTCGTCGACGCTCGCCGTCATTGAGTAAAGATTGCACATCGAACTCAGCTCGCCTCACCAAAGCACGCCGAACGGTTCATCGTTAACGGGTTCATATCCGATTTACTCCGCGAAGCGTTGCGAGCCCGTTCAGGTTGTAACGCCCAAAGACATGGACAGCGATCCCGCAGACAAAAACAGGAGAAGACGATGCGGAACATGATGCTGGCGCTTGCCGCCACGACGATGGTTGCAGCGGTGGCCATGCCGACCCAGGCGGAGGCCCGCCAGACCTATTACCAGGGCAAGACCTGGTACGACGGGCAGGGCCGCCTGCGCTGCAAGAAGCCCAATGGCACCACCGGCCTCATCGTCGGCGCTGCCGGCGGTGCGCTGATCGGCCGGGCGATCGACACCCGCGGAAGCCGCGTGACCGGCACGCTGGTCGGTGCCGCCGCCGGTGCGCTGATCGGCCGCGAGGTCGAGCGTAGCCGCAAGCGCTATCGCTGCCGCTAGGCGCTGATGCCCTCTCCGGAGGGTGCAGCTTAGTGTATTGACACAATAGGACACCTCCCTGTAGCCTTCGCGGCAACAGGGAGGTGTTGTCATGTACAGCCAGAATGATCTCGACGACGCGGTCGCGGCAGGGGCGATCACGCCCGAAGCCGCCACCGCCTTGCGCGGCTTCGTCGACAACCAGCGGAGCTCGCCCGCGGTCGACGAGGAGCAGTTCCGGCTCATCACCGGCTTCAACGACATCTTCGTTTCGATCGCCGCCGCCATCCTGCTCTTCGCGGTCGGCTGGATCGGGCAGAGCATCGGCTCGAACATCGGCTTCCAGATCGAAGGCGACGGCCCCTCGCCGCTTGCCCCCGCGCTGATCGCGGCGACGGCCTGGGGCCTCGCCCTCTTCTTCACCGCCCGGCGGCGGATGGCCCTGCCCTCGATCCTGCTCCTGCTCGCCTTCGTGCTCGGAGTGGTCTCGGCCACCGGCTTCACCATGGTCCTCGCAATCGGCGAGGCCCGCTTCGAGGGTGACGAGCCGGGCTGGCTGGCCGGAATGGTCGGTGCCGTCGCAGCCCTCGCGGGTGCGGTCGCGGCCTTCATCCACTGGCGCACGTTCCGCGTGCCGATCACCGTCGCCGCCGGTGCGGCCTCGGTCGCCGGGATCGTCGTCGCGCTGATCGCCAGCGCGGTCGGCAACACCGACGGGATCACCGACATCGTGCTCGGCACCGTGCTTCTGCTCGGAATCGGCGTGTTCCTCTACGCGATGCGCTGGGACAGCTCGGATCCGGCGCGGGTCACCCGCCGCTCGGACGTCGCCTTCTGGCTCCACCTGCTGGCGGCACCGATGATCGTCCATCCGGTCTTCACGCTGCTCGGCCTCAACGATGGCGACGCGACGATCGGCGAGGGGCTGGTGGTCATCGCCATCTATATCGCACTCGGCATCACCGCGCTGGCGA
It contains:
- a CDS encoding TraB/GumN family protein, whose amino-acid sequence is MVKGLAARCVRGLSGACAALALWHAPPASAAASDMPVHDEAHCARPALWVVGDADTTIFLFGTIHTHDGRAHWFDHAVRLAFERSDELVLETIVPTELPRVAVAPGSGLAVAHRTIDTARAAGLSVQLGADLVLARAADAAAKPVIGLESFDEQLRMYQALPGPTRPAIPAAAVSSPPAKDALAPFLRHMVESWNRGDAGPVETVVDTVKIQSPEAYRRLFSERNAAWARWIGRRLDRPGVVFVAVGTGHLVGPDSVQARLSQAGIHSARIN
- the rsmD gene encoding 16S rRNA (guanine(966)-N(2))-methyltransferase RsmD, with translation MRIIAGQWRGRRLEAPPGLGTRPTADRTRETLFSMLVSRLGSFEGMEVADLFAGSGALALEAMSRGAVQATLVETDPQARKVIERNAALLGAEIRLAAHSALRLPVPSRPFDLVLADPPYESGSGTKVREAVEMAGWLAPGGWLAIETERGDAVAPGGFELDAERDVGRARITLLRAPA
- the glyS gene encoding glycine--tRNA ligase subunit beta — its product is MQAKARNDLARLFAEELAKTGLEADAIETFATPRRLGLIARGLPLATAAVSEELKGPRSSAPPQALEGFLRKTGLAREQLVERDGVFFAVIDKPGQATAEVLGPIVERIVRTFPWPKSMRWGSASASTASLRWVRPLQGIVALLGDAIVPVEIDGVAAGATTLGHRFHHPGPITLGGASDYAEKLRACHVIVDPDERAAIIRDRAQALAAEAGLTLVEDEGLVAENAGLTEWPVPLLGRFDPDYLDVPPEVIQLTARTNQKYFVLKDDSGALAPAFICTANIEASDGGAAIVAGNQRVLAARLSDARFFWEQDLKIPLDEQAQKLSGIVFHEKLGTVAERVTRIADLAEWLAIEAVVPNCDPDHARRAAELCKADLVTGMVGEFPELQGLIGGYLAEAQGEPKAVADAIRDHYKPVGQGDEVPTAPVTVAVALAEKLDTLRQFFGAGMPPTGSKDPFALRRAALGVIQIVAANALRLPIASGELLDFFADRLKVQQREAGARHDLIDAVFALGGEDDLVRLLARVTALQSFVEGPDGANLLAGYKRAANILKKENWDLPRVLASPGEQAIPQTGEEDPLVEVDQAPELAASIASQAQGSDLPADAPAAERALVMVLHEAEPRATRAVEDEDFAAAMAALASLRGPIDAFFEDVTVNDPDSEVRRRRLNLLARFKNAVHGVADFSKIEG
- a CDS encoding glycine--tRNA ligase subunit alpha, with the protein product MSFPPPAGAAPLAFQDLILTLHHYWSERGCLILQPYDMEMGAGTFHPATVLRALGPDPWKCAYVQPCRRPTDGRYGENPNRLGAYYQYQVMLKPSPPDLQQLYLDSLVAIGIDTSAHDIRFVEDDWESPTLGAWGLGWEVWCDGMEVTQFTYFQQVGGFDCTPVAGELTYGLERLAMYIQGVDNVFDLKFNKEGVTYGDVFLSNERQMSEWNFEVAGTERLFDAFRKAAEECQNSLDAKLAIPAYEQAIKASHIFNTLQARGVISVAERQAYIGRVRDLAKASCATWLENRQEKAS
- a CDS encoding TraB/GumN family protein encodes the protein MAVGWWKKGLAALGLLGFGGTAVEARAPANPKPALWKVADKDTTIYLFGTIHLLPKDYAWRSPAFDAATQRSQSLVVETRIDEANPGALAGTMMRLALSPNLPPVEQRVAPAKRAALATAIAKSGVPAVALNRMETWAAAFTLLGTQFRGMSLSQEDGVETVLKKSFTAAGKPIGELETNAEQLGFFDVLPEAAQRSLLEGAIERPEAVKVQFDAMLAAWARGDVDAIARTFNADMGADPALREVLLKRRNANWARWIEQRMSQPGEVMVAVGAGHLAGSDSLQTMLMKRGLKVTRVQ
- a CDS encoding glycine zipper 2TM domain-containing protein, with translation MRNMMLALAATTMVAAVAMPTQAEARQTYYQGKTWYDGQGRLRCKKPNGTTGLIVGAAGGALIGRAIDTRGSRVTGTLVGAAAGALIGREVERSRKRYRCR
- a CDS encoding SOS response-associated peptidase, which codes for MCNLYSMTASVDEIRRVFGSFAGDTANLPPFEEIYPGKPAPILRRDEGGGLRMDVMEWGFPGPVAAKGRPVTNIRNLASPFWRSALNRPDRRCVVPVTRFCEWEGEKGAKRKVWFGLHDHQEPLFGFAGLWRPGEAGVGYMAFLTCEPNSVVGAVHPKAMPVMLRPTDVPRWLDSEAATACELAVPYADADMRRLP